The Ralstonia wenshanensis genome includes a region encoding these proteins:
- a CDS encoding alkaline phosphatase D family protein, with product MPSRTPPKTPAHGMSRRDFLTLGTAAAGLGALGLSLPEGAQAAARAADANWHAGQLAHLIPAASHDRFLIKASFQAPLARAPWLMVNGKRVAGEQTDTAGRFWRFDARGLQPATQYTLRIVDAAGKPLADAWPLRTFPAPDATPARLRILAYTCAGGYDGPPVAGKTAWLDMTARRRLLARGMSFAPDTVIANGDHIYWDLQTSQNKPFARQVRELMWAKFGGALDTSVPMSHPKNEAIFTRVCDYQISGLYGTTLRSTPAYFLTDDHDTFENDEFDDKVATLPPEPYGLVGAELTQHRYYPEFLPDANRPVWLPGGDKAGMPADTNSAFGTLRYGALLEAVLYDCRRFLDNKGIHARVVPQWVEDWLVARTRAEDTAHFFHVPSLPFAYSSGKLGDWYPDLLDRKTGRLVANQPKPGWQAGWHTQHQRLVAALAEQKQRAAVIVQGDFHASAAGSMSRSGDLAFAHPVHTVMTGTLGTGDLAFPSAFRSIETTPALSVAMQEALRPTEKNGFTIIDVTPEKMTFSLFMWRPPEPVEAIDTLQPALVYEVPRLA from the coding sequence ATGCCCTCCCGCACACCCCCGAAGACGCCTGCGCACGGTATGAGCCGGCGCGATTTCCTGACGCTAGGCACCGCCGCCGCGGGCCTCGGCGCGCTGGGCCTGAGCCTGCCGGAAGGCGCACAAGCCGCCGCACGTGCCGCCGACGCCAACTGGCATGCCGGCCAGCTCGCGCATCTGATTCCCGCGGCCAGCCACGACCGCTTTCTCATCAAGGCTTCGTTCCAGGCGCCACTTGCACGTGCGCCGTGGCTAATGGTCAACGGCAAGCGCGTCGCCGGCGAGCAAACCGATACCGCCGGCCGCTTCTGGCGCTTCGATGCGCGTGGCCTGCAGCCCGCCACGCAATACACGCTGCGCATTGTCGATGCGGCCGGCAAGCCGCTGGCCGACGCGTGGCCGCTGCGCACATTTCCCGCGCCCGATGCCACCCCCGCACGTCTGCGCATCCTGGCCTACACCTGCGCAGGCGGCTACGATGGCCCGCCGGTGGCCGGCAAGACCGCGTGGCTCGACATGACAGCGCGCCGCCGCCTGCTCGCGCGCGGCATGTCGTTCGCGCCCGACACCGTCATCGCCAACGGCGACCACATCTACTGGGATCTGCAGACCTCGCAGAACAAGCCGTTCGCCCGCCAGGTGCGCGAACTGATGTGGGCGAAGTTTGGCGGCGCGCTCGACACATCGGTGCCGATGTCGCACCCAAAGAACGAAGCCATCTTCACGCGCGTGTGCGACTACCAGATCAGCGGGCTGTACGGCACCACGCTGCGCTCCACGCCCGCGTATTTCCTGACCGACGACCACGATACCTTCGAGAACGACGAGTTTGACGACAAGGTGGCCACACTGCCGCCCGAGCCGTACGGCCTCGTGGGTGCAGAGTTGACGCAACATCGCTACTACCCCGAATTTCTGCCCGACGCGAACCGCCCCGTGTGGCTGCCCGGCGGTGACAAGGCCGGCATGCCCGCCGACACCAACAGCGCCTTCGGCACGCTGCGCTACGGTGCGCTGCTCGAAGCCGTGCTGTACGACTGCCGGCGCTTTCTCGACAACAAGGGCATCCACGCACGCGTGGTACCGCAGTGGGTGGAAGACTGGCTCGTGGCACGTACGCGCGCCGAAGACACCGCGCATTTTTTCCACGTGCCTTCGCTGCCATTTGCGTATTCCTCGGGCAAGCTGGGCGACTGGTATCCGGACCTGCTCGACAGAAAGACCGGCCGCCTCGTGGCCAACCAGCCCAAGCCCGGTTGGCAGGCCGGCTGGCACACGCAGCACCAGCGCCTGGTGGCGGCGCTGGCCGAGCAGAAGCAGCGCGCGGCCGTGATCGTGCAGGGCGACTTCCATGCATCGGCAGCCGGGTCGATGTCGCGCTCGGGCGATCTGGCGTTCGCGCATCCGGTGCACACCGTCATGACGGGCACGCTGGGCACCGGCGACCTCGCCTTCCCGTCGGCATTCCGCAGCATCGAGACCACGCCAGCGCTGTCCGTCGCCATGCAGGAGGCGCTGCGCCCAACCGAGAAAAACGGCTTTACCATCATCGACGTGACGCCCGAGAAGATGACCTTCTCGCTGTTCATGTGGCGCCCGCCCGAGCCGGTGGAAGCCATCGATACACTGCAGCCGGCCCTGGTGTACGAGGTGCCGCGCCTGGCTTGA
- a CDS encoding discoidin domain-containing protein, translated as MRSTLISLGLVATAALGLFSAGAQANCVANPPTQSNTSFPASLTGKLAYHSYVSYGDGTSQIFIYDFSARTLQQVSKAAWGIQDPMNAVFSPDGKWIAFMGITNNAWNVFFWQVGSTNMPINLTNSTGQTRNEDPKFSTDGKSLFFKQNGDVMQAALSYTSSGPVFTSTVNLTRTAPTLENSMPFATPDGTAVYYTTGTGSGMGLYKQTVGSTTKVAFDTPAGLATYYPIVRADGTVFYARWHDATSQADQIYTKVNPSDTPNQLTLNDCNSNNSDPSPVNGTNYVFFSSTSAGGYQLYLGDASNGQRWSLSQFGVNSDTTKAKLGSNYYPGTPTAAAQAVTLLSQGKPASASTSYSASFGPAYAFDGNTTNTRWDSVEGVAGAQWLMVDLGSTRTITGVDLYWDAGAKVYYIQTSNDGVTWTNIYSTSSGASWGHTSLANLKGSGRYVRMYGTQRATQWGYSLDEMQVWGY; from the coding sequence ATGCGCTCCACTCTGATTTCTCTTGGCCTTGTCGCCACCGCAGCCCTCGGTCTGTTCTCTGCTGGCGCCCAGGCCAACTGCGTTGCCAATCCGCCCACGCAATCCAACACGAGCTTCCCCGCCAGCCTGACCGGCAAGCTCGCGTATCACAGCTACGTCAGCTACGGCGACGGCACCAGCCAGATCTTCATCTACGATTTTTCGGCACGCACGCTGCAGCAGGTGTCGAAGGCGGCCTGGGGCATCCAGGACCCGATGAATGCGGTGTTCAGCCCCGACGGCAAGTGGATCGCCTTCATGGGCATCACCAACAACGCGTGGAACGTGTTCTTCTGGCAAGTCGGTTCGACCAACATGCCGATCAACCTGACCAACAGCACCGGCCAGACGCGCAATGAAGATCCGAAGTTCAGCACCGACGGAAAATCGCTGTTCTTCAAACAGAACGGCGATGTCATGCAGGCTGCGCTGTCGTACACCAGCTCGGGCCCCGTCTTCACCTCGACGGTGAATTTGACGCGCACGGCACCGACGCTGGAAAACTCGATGCCGTTTGCGACGCCGGACGGCACGGCCGTCTACTACACCACGGGCACGGGCTCGGGCATGGGCCTTTACAAGCAGACCGTGGGCAGCACCACCAAGGTGGCGTTCGACACGCCCGCCGGCCTGGCGACGTACTACCCGATCGTGCGCGCCGACGGCACCGTCTTCTATGCCCGCTGGCATGACGCCACGAGCCAGGCCGACCAGATCTACACCAAGGTCAACCCGAGCGACACACCCAACCAGCTCACGCTCAACGACTGCAACAGCAACAACTCTGATCCGTCGCCCGTGAACGGCACGAACTACGTGTTCTTCTCGTCGACGAGTGCGGGCGGCTACCAGCTCTACCTGGGCGACGCGAGCAACGGCCAGCGCTGGAGCCTGTCGCAGTTCGGGGTGAACTCGGACACGACCAAAGCCAAGCTCGGTTCGAACTACTATCCGGGCACGCCGACGGCCGCTGCACAGGCTGTCACCCTGCTCTCGCAGGGCAAGCCGGCCAGCGCGTCCACCAGCTACAGCGCCAGCTTCGGCCCGGCCTACGCGTTCGACGGCAACACCACCAACACACGCTGGGATTCGGTGGAAGGCGTGGCCGGCGCGCAATGGCTGATGGTCGATCTGGGCTCGACCCGCACCATCACCGGCGTCGACCTCTACTGGGACGCTGGCGCCAAGGTGTACTACATCCAGACCTCCAACGACGGCGTGACGTGGACGAACATCTACTCGACGTCGAGCGGCGCTTCGTGGGGCCACACTTCGCTGGCCAACCTCAAGGGCAGCGGCCGCTATGTGCGCATGTACGGCACGCAGCGCGCCACGCAGTGGGGTTACTCGCTGGATGAGATGCAGGTGTGGGGCTACTAA
- a CDS encoding autoinducer binding domain-containing protein: MGVYNQVPHGCAISWRAALLRELTAPRDADAVIRCLQKAVVLLGFDYCAYALLAAIPITRFNTICWSTYPEPWCEHYRLRGYLAVDPVLQFGQRCIKPTLWSSIATADAPFWIDARRHGLNHGWSHTIRDHTGIFGTFSLVRRATPITEDELAASEPEMIWLSQRAHASLSTLMAEKVLPDAATRLKEVERQTLHWTAEGKTAAEVAAILEMTERNVNFHIRNAIIKLNAANKTHAVVKAALMGLIPAMA; encoded by the coding sequence ATGGGCGTTTACAACCAAGTGCCGCATGGCTGCGCAATATCCTGGCGGGCGGCATTGCTGCGCGAGTTGACTGCCCCGCGCGATGCCGATGCAGTTATCCGCTGCCTGCAAAAGGCGGTGGTTCTGCTCGGCTTCGACTATTGCGCCTACGCCCTGCTTGCAGCGATTCCGATCACGCGCTTCAACACCATCTGCTGGAGCACCTATCCGGAGCCCTGGTGCGAGCATTACCGGTTGCGCGGCTATTTGGCCGTCGACCCGGTCTTGCAGTTCGGGCAGCGCTGCATCAAGCCAACGCTGTGGTCCAGCATCGCCACCGCAGACGCGCCGTTCTGGATCGACGCGCGCCGCCATGGGTTGAACCACGGTTGGTCGCACACCATACGAGATCACACCGGCATCTTCGGTACCTTCAGCCTGGTGCGCCGCGCCACGCCCATCACCGAAGATGAGCTGGCCGCGAGCGAGCCCGAAATGATCTGGCTGAGCCAGCGCGCGCACGCCAGCCTCAGCACGCTGATGGCCGAAAAAGTCTTGCCCGATGCCGCCACGCGTTTGAAAGAGGTGGAGCGCCAGACGCTGCACTGGACGGCCGAAGGCAAGACGGCGGCCGAAGTCGCGGCCATCCTGGAGATGACCGAGCGCAACGTGAACTTCCACATCCGCAACGCCATCATCAAGCTCAACGCCGCCAACAAGACGCATGCCGTGGTGAAGGCCGCGCTGATGGGGCTGATTCCGGCGATGGCCTAG
- a CDS encoding phosphodiesterase, with amino-acid sequence MSDLASAANVMTFSPLPLPAGIAPEMLRTVFQPIFRLSTTEVLGYEALLRGPVGSAMESPAALFGAASDTAGTIALETTAARLAIANFSTMRLPGKLFLNFSALGVRQLLEDHARLLHAIADHDLHPSRIVIELTEQTPIDDLASFAEALSVARDFGLQCALDDFGTGNANLNLLIELTPDFIKLDKYFLRDIAKHPAKLDMARTLQQTLKGGATSIIAEGLETEDELGVVRDLGIRFGQGFFLARPQDKPASDMSSHAARVLQSSQIAVFPQAVRVGWRAITASKLLRVAPTLPLRSSNDDVLHLFNRHPDLHAMALLDEDERPLALIARRAFIDRYAMPYHRELYGKKPALAFANRQPVLVEKSASLEDMSALLMSEDQRYLTDGFIITEHGRYLGLGTGEELVRTVTEIRIEAARYANPLTFLPGNIPLNLHIERLLEARAEFYACYVDLNHFKPFNDQYGYWQGDEMLKMAAAVLANACEPTRDFLGHVGGDDFLILFQSADWQARITQAMAAFNANALAMYTPADRAAGGIHAEDRKGLPTFFRFVTIAVGALHVYPGAAHNSDDIGTAAALAKRRAKQSENGFHLEAMRPAPAVRAIA; translated from the coding sequence ATGTCCGATCTTGCGTCTGCCGCCAACGTCATGACTTTCTCACCGCTTCCCTTGCCCGCGGGCATTGCGCCCGAGATGCTGCGCACGGTGTTCCAACCGATCTTCCGCCTATCCACCACCGAGGTGCTCGGCTACGAAGCGCTGCTGCGCGGACCGGTGGGTTCGGCCATGGAGTCACCCGCAGCGCTGTTTGGCGCAGCGTCGGACACCGCGGGCACGATTGCCCTGGAGACCACTGCCGCGCGTCTGGCCATCGCCAATTTCTCGACGATGCGGCTGCCGGGCAAGCTGTTCCTGAACTTCAGCGCGCTGGGCGTACGCCAGTTACTGGAAGACCATGCCCGCCTGCTGCATGCCATTGCCGACCACGACCTGCACCCCTCGCGCATTGTCATCGAACTGACCGAGCAGACGCCCATCGACGACCTGGCCAGCTTTGCCGAGGCACTGTCGGTCGCACGCGACTTTGGCCTGCAATGCGCGCTTGACGATTTCGGCACGGGCAATGCCAACCTGAACCTGCTGATCGAACTCACGCCCGACTTCATCAAGCTCGACAAGTATTTCCTGCGTGACATTGCCAAGCACCCGGCCAAGCTGGACATGGCGCGCACACTGCAACAGACGCTCAAGGGCGGCGCCACCAGCATCATTGCCGAAGGGCTGGAGACTGAAGACGAACTGGGCGTGGTGCGCGACCTGGGCATCCGCTTCGGGCAGGGGTTCTTCCTGGCGCGTCCACAGGACAAGCCGGCGAGCGACATGTCGAGCCACGCCGCGCGCGTGCTGCAGTCTTCGCAGATTGCGGTGTTTCCGCAGGCCGTGCGCGTGGGCTGGCGCGCCATCACGGCCAGCAAGCTGCTTCGCGTCGCGCCCACGCTGCCCTTGCGCAGCAGCAATGACGACGTGCTGCATCTGTTCAACCGCCACCCTGATCTGCACGCCATGGCGCTGCTCGATGAAGACGAGCGCCCGCTCGCGCTCATCGCTCGCCGAGCCTTTATCGACCGCTATGCGATGCCGTATCACCGCGAGCTGTACGGCAAAAAGCCAGCGCTGGCGTTTGCCAACCGGCAGCCGGTGCTGGTGGAAAAATCCGCTTCGCTGGAAGACATGTCGGCGCTGCTGATGAGCGAAGACCAGCGCTACCTGACCGACGGTTTCATCATCACCGAACATGGCCGCTACCTGGGCCTGGGCACCGGTGAAGAGCTTGTGCGCACCGTGACGGAAATCCGCATCGAAGCCGCGCGCTACGCCAACCCGCTCACGTTCCTGCCGGGCAACATTCCGTTGAACCTGCACATTGAACGTTTGCTGGAAGCGCGCGCGGAGTTCTACGCCTGTTATGTGGACCTGAACCACTTCAAGCCCTTCAACGACCAGTACGGCTATTGGCAGGGCGATGAGATGCTCAAGATGGCCGCTGCCGTATTGGCCAACGCATGCGAGCCCACACGGGATTTTCTTGGCCACGTGGGCGGCGACGATTTCCTGATCCTGTTTCAGAGCGCCGACTGGCAGGCGCGCATCACGCAAGCCATGGCAGCGTTCAACGCCAACGCGCTCGCCATGTACACGCCGGCGGACCGCGCGGCGGGCGGCATCCATGCAGAAGACCGCAAGGGCCTGCCCACGTTCTTCCGCTTCGTGACCATCGCGGTGGGCGCGCTGCACGTATATCCCGGAGCGGCGCACAACAGCGATGACATCGGCACCGCCGCAGCCCTGGCCAAGCGGCGTGCCAAGCAAAGCGAAAACGGCTTCCATCTGGAAGCCATGCGTCCTGCCCCTGCCGTGCGGGCCATCGCATGA
- a CDS encoding MerR family transcriptional regulator: MLLKVGDLAKRCGLSVRMLHHYDTIGLLTPSARSDSGYRLYDKADVARLHQIQALRRFGMSLADVGAFLANPDIPLTTIVERQIAMLDQQITQASVLRDRLSRLHGQLVRQEEPELTEWLTTLEWMTMYDKYLSQEERARAERMDADTARHERWAALVSIVQDAMTRQVPSRSSEAQALAKQWMALLAQDAALDPILAAKLHKMHINEPALQERTGISLEMLDFIMEAANETKLAIYAKYLSAQELQFMRENFGKRANEWPTLIAEVRQHLAKGTPAHAPAMQQLARHWIELFRAYAGDDPQTQAKVRLAMEREPELSASPWMGPDLIAYVREAMEGLMKAA; encoded by the coding sequence ATGTTGTTGAAAGTGGGCGATCTCGCCAAACGCTGCGGCCTCTCGGTGCGCATGCTGCACCACTACGACACCATCGGCCTGCTCACGCCTTCGGCCCGCTCCGACAGCGGCTACCGGCTGTACGACAAGGCCGACGTCGCGCGCCTGCACCAGATCCAGGCGTTGCGGCGCTTCGGCATGTCGCTGGCCGATGTCGGAGCTTTCCTGGCCAATCCGGATATTCCCCTCACCACGATCGTGGAACGGCAGATTGCGATGCTCGATCAGCAGATCACGCAAGCCAGCGTACTGCGCGATCGGTTGTCGCGGCTGCACGGCCAGCTCGTGCGCCAAGAGGAGCCCGAATTGACCGAGTGGCTCACAACCTTGGAATGGATGACCATGTACGACAAATATCTTTCGCAGGAAGAACGTGCCCGTGCCGAACGCATGGATGCCGATACGGCCCGTCATGAGCGGTGGGCGGCGCTGGTGTCGATCGTGCAGGATGCAATGACGCGCCAGGTGCCTTCACGCAGCAGCGAGGCGCAGGCGCTCGCCAAGCAGTGGATGGCGTTGCTCGCGCAGGATGCGGCGCTCGACCCGATCCTCGCGGCCAAGCTGCACAAAATGCACATCAACGAGCCGGCGTTGCAGGAGCGCACCGGCATCAGCCTGGAAATGCTCGACTTCATCATGGAGGCGGCCAACGAAACCAAGCTGGCGATCTATGCGAAGTATCTGTCGGCGCAAGAGCTGCAGTTCATGCGCGAGAACTTTGGCAAGCGCGCCAACGAGTGGCCGACCTTGATTGCAGAGGTGCGCCAGCATCTGGCCAAGGGCACGCCGGCGCATGCGCCTGCCATGCAGCAGCTCGCGCGCCATTGGATCGAATTGTTCCGCGCGTATGCGGGGGACGATCCGCAAACGCAAGCCAAGGTGCGACTGGCAATGGAGCGCGAGCCCGAGCTATCCGCGAGCCCGTGGATGGGCCCGGACCTGATCGCCTATGTGCGCGAGGCGATGGAAGGGCTGATGAAGGCGGCGTAG
- a CDS encoding aldo/keto reductase family oxidoreductase, producing MSPILQSGTFSIGGHQVHRLGYGAMQLAGPGVFGPPKNRDAALAVLREAVASGVNHIDTSDFYGPHITNQLIREALHPYRDDLLIVTKIGARRDAQGAWLPAFSAQALTEAVHDNLRNLGVDILDVVNLRIMFDTHGPAEGSIEAPLSALAELQRQGLVRHIGLSNVTANQIAQGRRICEIVCVQNHYNLAHRSDDGLIDTLAADGIAYVPFFPLGGFSPLQSSTLNAVAARLGATPMQTALAWLLHRSPNILVIPGTSSVAHLRENLGAATITLPEDAMRDLDAVALSTDEAA from the coding sequence ATGTCTCCCATCCTTCAATCCGGCACGTTTTCCATCGGCGGCCACCAGGTGCACCGTCTCGGCTATGGCGCCATGCAGCTCGCTGGCCCAGGCGTTTTTGGGCCGCCCAAGAACCGCGACGCCGCGCTTGCCGTATTGCGCGAAGCCGTTGCCTCGGGCGTCAACCATATCGACACGAGCGACTTCTACGGCCCCCACATCACGAACCAGTTGATCCGCGAAGCCTTGCATCCGTATCGCGACGATCTGCTCATCGTCACCAAGATCGGTGCCAGGCGCGACGCCCAAGGCGCATGGCTGCCGGCATTTTCAGCGCAGGCGCTGACCGAAGCCGTGCACGACAACCTGCGTAACCTGGGCGTGGATATTCTGGACGTGGTGAACTTGCGGATCATGTTCGACACGCACGGCCCGGCCGAAGGATCGATCGAGGCGCCCCTCTCGGCCTTGGCCGAGCTGCAACGGCAGGGACTCGTGCGGCATATCGGGCTGAGCAACGTCACGGCCAACCAGATCGCACAAGGGCGCCGGATCTGCGAGATCGTCTGCGTGCAGAACCACTACAACCTCGCCCACCGAAGCGACGACGGGCTGATCGACACGCTGGCCGCCGACGGCATCGCGTATGTCCCGTTCTTTCCGCTGGGCGGGTTCAGCCCGCTGCAATCATCCACGCTCAACGCTGTGGCAGCGCGGCTCGGTGCAACACCGATGCAGACGGCACTCGCCTGGCTGCTGCACCGGTCGCCGAACATCCTGGTGATCCCGGGCACCTCGTCGGTCGCCCATCTGCGTGAGAACCTGGGCGCGGCGACGATAACGTTGCCGGAAGATGCGATGCGCGACCTCGACGCCGTCGCGCTTTCCACGGACGAGGCCGCCTGA
- a CDS encoding LysR family transcriptional regulator, whose product MQVDLGDLNAFVAVAQAKGFREGARLMGASASGLSEAVRRLESQLGVRLLNRTTRSVSPTEAGQRLLTRLRPALSEVEAALDVVNNFRERPAGTLKLNVPMSAARLVLPAVIPGFLEAYPEIRLEVVAEESFVDILAAGCDAGIRYDERLEQDMIAVPIGPRTQRFATAAAPGYLDRRGRPTHPRDLLGHACMRGRFASGAMPPWEFERDGEVVNVDPSGPLLVRIGGATDLVVDAAVAGVGIVHLYEDWLRPHLVSGALEPVLEDWWRPFPGPYLYYPGRRLVPAPLRAFIDFIKAGSGQDAV is encoded by the coding sequence ATGCAAGTCGATCTGGGTGACCTGAATGCCTTCGTGGCGGTGGCGCAGGCCAAGGGCTTTCGCGAAGGTGCAAGGCTGATGGGCGCGAGCGCATCCGGGCTGAGCGAGGCCGTGCGGCGGCTGGAATCGCAGCTTGGTGTGCGCCTGCTGAACCGCACGACGCGCAGTGTTTCACCCACCGAAGCGGGGCAGCGCCTGCTGACCCGCCTGCGGCCCGCCTTGAGCGAGGTGGAAGCCGCGCTGGACGTGGTCAACAATTTCCGCGAAAGACCTGCCGGCACGCTGAAGCTCAATGTGCCGATGAGCGCCGCGCGGCTTGTGCTGCCTGCCGTCATCCCCGGATTCCTCGAAGCCTATCCTGAGATCCGGCTTGAGGTCGTGGCCGAAGAAAGCTTTGTCGACATTCTGGCCGCCGGCTGCGACGCAGGCATCCGTTATGACGAGCGGCTCGAACAGGACATGATCGCCGTTCCGATCGGGCCGCGAACGCAGCGGTTCGCGACGGCAGCCGCACCCGGCTATCTCGATCGACGCGGTCGCCCCACGCATCCGCGCGACCTGCTCGGCCACGCCTGCATGCGCGGCCGGTTTGCGAGCGGCGCCATGCCGCCGTGGGAATTCGAGCGTGATGGTGAAGTGGTCAACGTGGACCCATCTGGCCCGCTGCTCGTCCGTATTGGTGGCGCGACCGATCTTGTCGTGGATGCCGCCGTCGCCGGCGTCGGCATCGTCCACCTCTACGAAGACTGGCTGCGCCCGCATCTTGTGAGCGGGGCGCTCGAGCCCGTGCTCGAGGATTGGTGGCGGCCGTTCCCTGGGCCGTATCTCTACTACCCGGGACGGCGGCTCGTTCCGGCTCCGCTCCGGGCGTTCATCGATTTCATCAAGGCAGGGTCAGGCCAAGACGCCGTCTGA
- a CDS encoding APC family permease: MEKNVQRNLGAWALMLTGLGSIIGSGWLFGAGHAAKVAGPAAIFTWIIGAVVILAIALTYSELGAMFPESGGMVRYARYSHGSLVGFVAAWANWIAIVTVIPIEAEASIQYMSSWPWPWAQSLFQHGELTPPGLVLSAVLVVVYFLLNYWGVKVFAKANNAITIFKFIIPAATAVALVAAGFHPGNFGGSTAANVAGQGFAPYGWSAVLTAIATSGIVFAFNGFQSPINLAGEARNPGRNVPIAVIGSILLAAVIYVALQVAFLGAVPPESLVNGWHGIDYHSPFAQLAIALNLNWLAIVLYIDAFVSPSGTGSTYMATTTRMIYAMERNNTMPAIFGRVHPLFGVSRPAMWFNLAVSFIFLFFFRGWGALAAVISVATVISYLTGPISVMSLRRTSPQLHRPLRLPGLSLIAPFAFVCASLILYWAKWPLTGEIIVLMLVALPVYFYYQAKAGWPDFKTELKGAWWMIAYLPTIAALSYCGSTEFGGHGYIPYGWDMGIVAVLSLFFYHWGVASGWHTRYLDEVEHVHDDVQAHDTKRAPRAVPQRA, translated from the coding sequence TTGGAAAAAAACGTACAACGCAATCTGGGCGCCTGGGCATTGATGCTGACCGGGCTAGGCTCGATCATCGGCTCCGGCTGGCTGTTCGGCGCCGGCCACGCTGCAAAGGTGGCGGGCCCCGCTGCCATCTTCACCTGGATCATCGGCGCCGTCGTCATCCTGGCCATTGCCCTGACGTATTCCGAACTGGGCGCGATGTTCCCGGAATCGGGCGGCATGGTGCGCTATGCGCGCTACTCGCATGGCTCACTGGTGGGCTTCGTGGCGGCCTGGGCCAACTGGATCGCCATCGTCACCGTCATCCCCATCGAGGCTGAGGCATCGATCCAGTACATGAGCAGTTGGCCGTGGCCCTGGGCGCAGTCGCTGTTCCAGCACGGTGAGCTGACGCCGCCTGGGCTGGTGCTGTCGGCCGTGCTCGTCGTCGTGTACTTCCTGCTGAACTACTGGGGCGTGAAGGTGTTTGCCAAGGCGAACAACGCCATCACGATCTTCAAGTTCATCATTCCGGCCGCGACAGCGGTGGCGCTGGTTGCAGCCGGTTTCCACCCGGGCAACTTTGGCGGTAGCACGGCCGCGAATGTGGCAGGACAAGGGTTCGCCCCCTACGGCTGGTCTGCGGTGCTGACCGCCATTGCCACCAGCGGCATCGTGTTTGCGTTCAACGGTTTCCAGAGCCCGATCAACCTTGCGGGCGAGGCGCGCAACCCGGGCCGCAACGTGCCCATCGCGGTGATCGGTTCGATCCTGCTGGCGGCGGTGATCTACGTGGCGCTGCAGGTGGCCTTCCTCGGTGCGGTGCCGCCTGAGTCGCTCGTTAATGGCTGGCACGGCATTGATTACCACTCGCCGTTCGCCCAACTGGCGATTGCGCTGAACCTGAACTGGCTGGCCATCGTGCTGTACATCGATGCGTTCGTCAGCCCGTCGGGCACCGGCAGCACGTACATGGCCACCACCACGCGCATGATCTACGCGATGGAGCGCAACAACACCATGCCGGCCATCTTCGGCCGCGTGCACCCGCTGTTTGGCGTGTCGCGTCCGGCCATGTGGTTCAACCTGGCAGTGTCGTTCATCTTCCTGTTCTTCTTCCGTGGCTGGGGCGCGCTGGCGGCTGTCATCTCGGTGGCGACGGTCATTTCGTACCTGACCGGCCCGATCAGCGTCATGTCGCTTCGCCGCACGTCGCCGCAGTTGCATCGCCCGCTGCGTCTGCCGGGGCTCTCGCTCATCGCGCCGTTCGCGTTTGTGTGCGCATCGCTCATCCTGTACTGGGCCAAGTGGCCGCTGACGGGCGAGATCATCGTGCTGATGCTGGTGGCGCTGCCCGTGTACTTCTACTACCAGGCCAAGGCCGGCTGGCCCGACTTCAAGACGGAACTCAAGGGCGCGTGGTGGATGATCGCCTACCTGCCGACCATCGCCGCGCTGTCCTACTGCGGCAGCACGGAGTTCGGCGGCCACGGCTACATCCCCTACGGCTGGGACATGGGCATCGTGGCGGTGCTCTCGCTGTTCTTCTACCACTGGGGCGTGGCCAGCGGCTGGCACACGCGCTATCTGGATGAAGTCGAACACGTACATGACGACGTGCAAGCGCACGACACCAAGCGTGCGCCGCGCGCCGTGCCGCAACGCGCCTGA